One part of the Treponema sp. OMZ 787 genome encodes these proteins:
- a CDS encoding CpXC domain-containing protein — MKINCPCDTSFEIEHNAEINLDKEPEILKKIADGSYLTFKCPQCGRKVRSEIKTRIEWPSKNLTLLFVPEADRIACLSSCSGLKEINEKTKKAEKIEYEKADETPVIGYSELAERLAVVEAGLDPHAIEVLKFFILDSGKDIKGKKIKIFFHSVNDDGSFEFYVYGLKENQVAVMKIPVKLYESVCQDIKNKKKSEVFTAVYLGNYLSYQNIFTEGRD; from the coding sequence AAATCAATTTGGATAAGGAACCTGAAATATTAAAAAAAATAGCTGACGGTTCATATTTAACATTTAAATGCCCTCAATGCGGAAGAAAAGTGCGTTCCGAAATAAAGACAAGAATCGAATGGCCCTCAAAAAATCTTACATTGCTATTCGTGCCTGAGGCAGACAGGATAGCCTGCCTTTCAAGCTGTTCGGGATTAAAAGAAATAAACGAAAAAACAAAAAAAGCAGAAAAGATAGAATATGAAAAAGCCGATGAAACTCCGGTTATAGGCTATTCGGAATTGGCTGAACGGCTTGCCGTTGTGGAAGCAGGGCTAGATCCTCATGCAATTGAAGTTTTAAAATTCTTTATCTTGGATAGCGGAAAGGATATAAAAGGAAAAAAGATAAAAATCTTTTTTCACTCGGTAAACGATGACGGCAGCTTTGAGTTTTATGTTTACGGCTTAAAAGAAAACCAAGTTGCAGTTATGAAAATTCCGGTCAAATTATATGAATCGGTTTGCCAAGATATAAAAAATAAAAAAAAGTCTGAAGTCTTTACGGCTGTTTATTTGGGAAACTATCTTTCCTATCAAAATATTTTTACCGAAGGAAGGGATTAA
- a CDS encoding carbohydrate ABC transporter substrate-binding protein: MKRYILFFILAAIVFTSCSKTEEDKIAVIWTDRAEFVSYCEVFNNSQNKYKIIVEYKKSPVDALINTDVQPDIVIGAWLKGKSARVKFKKINNLFGEKKIDKNDFYPELLNLGNISGNQYLLPISFNLPMIIFSSANKFKTKSDFSISPDEIRDFSIKFNKANKGNYTAMGFSPRWSDDFLYMNTKGFNASFEEEKDFFSWNDKSLQNAINYIRDWSSEVNTSAAAEDDFKFKYLYDSPYVLVKNGKCLFYYASSEELFYTPQKRLENIDFRWLAFNGKTPLKDDILYGGICSKAKNSKAAEAFFIWFFQVKTQEQLLNRANEMNLMISAFGLAGGFSALRQVTEKLFPRYYPLLLSHLPQTQSFYAPHILPSNWPMLKKEILMPYLKETCNTSIYPDSIPSLNKKIAEWYKNQ; encoded by the coding sequence ATGAAAAGATATATTTTATTTTTTATACTTGCAGCGATAGTTTTTACCTCATGTTCAAAAACCGAAGAAGACAAGATAGCGGTAATTTGGACAGACAGAGCAGAGTTTGTTTCTTATTGTGAAGTTTTTAACAACTCTCAAAATAAATATAAAATTATTGTCGAATACAAAAAAAGTCCTGTTGATGCTCTAATAAATACGGATGTCCAGCCCGACATTGTTATCGGTGCCTGGCTTAAGGGAAAGTCCGCCAGAGTGAAATTCAAAAAAATCAATAATCTTTTTGGAGAAAAAAAGATAGACAAAAACGACTTTTATCCCGAACTTTTAAACTTAGGAAATATTTCGGGCAATCAATATCTCTTGCCTATAAGTTTTAACTTACCGATGATTATTTTCTCATCGGCAAACAAATTTAAAACAAAGAGCGACTTTTCAATTTCTCCGGATGAGATACGGGATTTTTCGATTAAGTTTAATAAGGCAAACAAAGGGAACTATACGGCAATGGGCTTTTCACCCCGCTGGTCAGACGATTTTTTGTACATGAACACCAAGGGCTTCAATGCATCCTTTGAAGAAGAAAAAGACTTTTTTTCATGGAACGATAAATCGCTTCAAAATGCAATAAACTATATACGGGATTGGAGCAGCGAGGTCAATACATCAGCTGCGGCCGAGGACGATTTTAAATTTAAATACCTTTATGACTCGCCATATGTTTTGGTCAAAAACGGAAAATGTCTTTTTTATTATGCTTCAAGTGAAGAACTTTTTTATACACCTCAAAAGCGATTGGAAAATATAGATTTTAGGTGGCTTGCCTTTAACGGAAAAACCCCTTTAAAAGACGATATTTTATATGGAGGAATATGCAGCAAGGCAAAAAACTCTAAGGCCGCAGAAGCTTTTTTTATTTGGTTTTTTCAGGTTAAAACCCAAGAACAGCTTTTGAATCGGGCAAATGAGATGAATCTGATGATAAGCGCCTTCGGCCTTGCAGGAGGTTTTTCGGCTTTGCGGCAGGTAACCGAAAAACTTTTTCCCAGATACTACCCTCTTCTATTGTCGCATCTGCCTCAAACTCAAAGCTTTTATGCACCTCATATACTTCCTAGCAACTGGCCCATGCTAAAAAAAGAGATTTTAATGCCTTATTTGAAAGAAACATGCAATACCTCAATTTATCCTGATTCGATTCCTTCGCTTAATAAAAAAATAGCGGAATGGTATAAAAATCAATAA